In a single window of the Terrirubrum flagellatum genome:
- a CDS encoding tetratricopeptide repeat protein — protein MDDRPSHIGFDEFVLDLARGRLLSPEAQEIPLRPKAFDLLTALAMAEGRPMTKAELLDTVWANIHVTEDSLFQAVRDARRAIGDEKGLRLRNVPRRGYVLEADFRRGSPAVRMSQESAAAAARPSIAVLPFQTLGEPGDRRYIADGMAEEITAALSRFGWLFVVATMSAAVAQVEARSAAEIGERLSVRYLLDGGVTFDADRLIVRCRLMEAASGRHIWQGRVESAGDDLIALYDSTTSAVAAALEPRILRAEIERAMRKGTTNLDALDCYLRALPGYYSRTPAGNAEAIASLEAALRHDAHFHLARALLSRCIATTLWLGVERDPSETIARALALAREALAGDSGDPLILALSGHLMGLFANEHDQAEILLTQALRLNSNSAEIWRLGAWVATFGGESDLAIDRLACCEKLDPISPLMADAQACRAAAMFFARRFDEAVAAARRSIAIAPQATTPRRFLTVALYHRGDFDDARDELNALMQRQPNSSLSRSRATNRYRHQWMTDMMIAGLGASGMPG, from the coding sequence ATGGACGACCGGCCGTCCCATATCGGTTTTGACGAATTTGTCCTCGATCTCGCGCGCGGCCGGCTGCTGAGCCCCGAAGCCCAGGAAATTCCACTGCGCCCCAAGGCGTTCGACCTGCTGACGGCTCTGGCCATGGCGGAGGGACGCCCGATGACCAAGGCCGAACTTCTCGACACGGTCTGGGCGAATATTCATGTGACCGAAGACAGTCTGTTTCAGGCGGTGCGCGACGCGCGTCGGGCCATAGGCGACGAGAAGGGCTTGCGGCTGCGCAATGTGCCGCGGCGAGGCTATGTGCTTGAAGCCGACTTCCGGCGTGGGTCGCCCGCCGTCCGCATGTCTCAGGAAAGCGCCGCTGCTGCTGCGCGCCCGTCCATCGCCGTATTGCCGTTTCAGACGCTCGGCGAGCCTGGCGATCGTCGTTACATCGCCGACGGGATGGCGGAAGAGATCACGGCCGCGCTGTCGCGCTTCGGCTGGCTGTTCGTGGTTGCGACGATGTCGGCGGCGGTCGCGCAGGTCGAGGCCCGCAGCGCCGCCGAAATCGGCGAGCGGTTGAGCGTCCGCTATCTCCTTGACGGCGGCGTCACGTTTGATGCGGACCGCCTTATCGTTCGCTGTCGCCTCATGGAGGCCGCCTCGGGACGCCATATCTGGCAGGGCCGCGTCGAAAGCGCAGGCGACGATCTCATCGCGCTCTATGACTCCACGACTTCAGCCGTCGCGGCGGCGCTGGAGCCGCGCATTCTACGCGCCGAGATCGAACGCGCGATGCGCAAGGGCACGACGAACCTTGACGCCTTAGACTGCTACCTCAGGGCTCTGCCTGGATATTATTCGCGCACGCCGGCCGGCAACGCTGAGGCGATCGCCTCGCTCGAGGCCGCGCTCCGGCATGACGCGCATTTCCATCTGGCGCGCGCGCTGCTCTCTCGTTGCATCGCCACCACTTTATGGCTGGGGGTCGAGCGCGACCCGTCCGAAACAATTGCCCGGGCTCTGGCGTTGGCGCGAGAAGCGCTCGCCGGCGACAGCGGCGACCCGCTCATCCTTGCGCTTTCAGGCCATTTGATGGGCCTGTTTGCGAATGAGCATGACCAGGCGGAGATCCTGCTCACGCAGGCTCTGCGGCTCAATTCAAACAGCGCGGAGATCTGGCGGCTCGGAGCGTGGGTCGCCACCTTTGGCGGTGAAAGCGATCTGGCGATCGACCGTCTCGCATGCTGCGAAAAACTCGACCCCATCTCGCCGTTGATGGCTGATGCGCAAGCGTGTCGGGCGGCCGCGATGTTCTTCGCCCGTCGCTTTGACGAGGCGGTCGCCGCCGCGCGTCGCTCGATTGCGATTGCGCCGCAGGCGACGACGCCGCGCCGATTCCTGACCGTCGCGCTTTATCATCGCGGCGACTTCGACGATGCGCGCGACGAATTGAATGCCCTCATGCAACGTCAGCCGAACAGCTCCCTTTCGCGGTCGCGCGCCACCAACCGGTACCGTCATCAATGGATGACGGACATGATGATCGCGGGGCTTGGCGCGTCAGGGATGCCCGGGTAG
- a CDS encoding Bug family tripartite tricarboxylate transporter substrate binding protein: protein MSRRTAIASICASSFAGSGARGQDRWPSHPVRIIVGQPVGSGSDPAVRGLAPHLAAAFGQPFIVENRPGAGGVQAATAVAQATDGHTLGVVLGGPTTTAKILNPAIPYDPVRDFTPISLLNRSPFVLTVHPESFPDASFAGWIDRLRANPGRFSYASIGPGTVTHLAMEELKATLGVDLAHTPYRGFPQATLDLIEGRVHAMFNIASAASEVVAAGKLTAVAQTGETRLPLFPQVPTLKEFSFPIPSFFGWSGIIAPAGFPSERALKIAAVVREAFRTDPAARGGLDKVGSEVLGTNPDALAELQANETTRWSAVIRRLGLKAE from the coding sequence ATGTCGCGCCGGACAGCGATCGCCTCGATCTGTGCTTCGTCTTTCGCTGGAAGCGGCGCGCGAGGCCAGGATCGCTGGCCAAGTCATCCTGTGAGGATCATCGTTGGCCAGCCGGTGGGCTCCGGAAGCGATCCCGCCGTTCGCGGACTGGCGCCGCATCTGGCGGCGGCGTTCGGCCAACCCTTCATCGTCGAGAACCGCCCGGGCGCCGGCGGCGTGCAGGCTGCGACCGCCGTCGCGCAGGCGACGGACGGTCACACGCTCGGCGTGGTGCTGGGCGGGCCGACGACAACCGCGAAGATCCTCAATCCGGCGATCCCCTACGACCCGGTGAGGGACTTCACGCCGATCAGTTTGCTCAACCGCTCTCCTTTTGTGCTGACTGTGCATCCGGAATCGTTTCCCGACGCCAGTTTTGCAGGCTGGATTGATCGATTGCGCGCAAATCCCGGCCGCTTTTCCTACGCATCCATCGGACCGGGGACAGTCACCCATCTGGCGATGGAGGAATTGAAGGCGACGCTTGGCGTCGACCTCGCGCATACGCCCTATCGCGGCTTTCCCCAGGCGACGCTCGATCTGATCGAGGGCCGCGTCCATGCCATGTTCAACATCGCCTCGGCCGCTTCCGAGGTCGTGGCTGCAGGCAAACTCACGGCGGTCGCCCAGACCGGCGAGACCCGACTGCCTCTCTTCCCGCAGGTCCCGACCTTAAAGGAATTCAGCTTTCCCATTCCTTCGTTTTTCGGCTGGTCCGGGATCATCGCCCCGGCAGGCTTTCCCTCCGAGCGGGCGCTCAAGATCGCAGCCGTGGTTCGCGAGGCTTTCCGCACGGATCCTGCGGCGCGCGGCGGCCTCGACAAGGTAGGCAGCGAAGTGCTCGGCACAAATCCCGATGCGTTGGCCGAACTGCAAGCAAACGAGACCACACGTTGGAGCGCGGTCATCCGACGGCTTGGCCTCAAGGCGGAATAA
- the parE gene encoding DNA topoisomerase IV subunit B, whose amino-acid sequence MAGEKDEAPDLFGAAAAGKGPQKPSTAELRAKAEAELARARKAAEEARRSAEQANDQAGKMATKKNQGGGLPRTQSESEYNADSIVVLEGLEPVRRRPGMYIGGTDEKALHHLFAEVIDNSMDEAVAGHATFIEVELGEDGFLTVTDNGRGMPVEPHPKFPTKSTVEVIMCTLHAGGKFDSKAYETSGGLHGVGVSVVNALSELLEVEVARGRRLYKQSFSRGLPQGKLKDLGEVHNRRGTRVRFKPDPQIFGDKAHFDPRRLFKMARSKAYLFGGVEIRWKTTPAIVAPYETLPAEAVFRFPGGLKDYLAREIEGKDLVADNIFSGKIEKPGGGHGSCEWAIAWLAGDDGFVSSYCNTIPTPEGGTHESGLRVALLRGLKDHAERIGQSKRMAQVTTDDVMVCAAGMLSVFIREPEFVGQTKDKLATVEASRIVEAAIRDSFDHWLAAAPQQAAKVLDFTVERCDERLRRRAEKEVARKSAVKKLRLPGKLADCTNAGQEGSELFIVEGDSAGGSAKQARDRATQAVLPLRGKILNVANATRDKVTANQQLADLQQALGCGVGSGYRDDDLRYDKVIVMTDADVDGAHIASLLITYFWRQMPKLIDQGHLYLAAPPLFRISHGGVTAYARDEAHKEELLATTFKNKKPEIGRFKGLGEMMPGQLKETTMDPKKRTLLKVMVVHEERDETTDMVERLMGSKPEARFAFIQERAAFAQDGMLDI is encoded by the coding sequence ATGGCCGGCGAAAAGGACGAGGCCCCTGATCTGTTCGGGGCCGCTGCGGCCGGCAAAGGGCCTCAAAAGCCCTCTACAGCCGAGCTTCGGGCGAAGGCGGAGGCTGAGCTTGCGCGGGCGCGCAAAGCAGCCGAAGAGGCCCGCCGCAGCGCAGAGCAGGCGAACGACCAAGCAGGCAAGATGGCGACGAAGAAAAACCAGGGCGGCGGCCTCCCGCGCACCCAGAGCGAATCCGAATACAACGCCGATTCGATCGTCGTTCTCGAGGGTCTGGAGCCCGTGCGCCGTCGGCCGGGCATGTATATCGGCGGCACCGACGAGAAGGCGCTGCACCATCTCTTCGCCGAGGTCATCGACAACTCCATGGACGAGGCCGTCGCGGGCCACGCGACCTTCATCGAGGTGGAGCTTGGAGAGGACGGCTTTCTCACGGTGACCGACAATGGTCGCGGCATGCCTGTCGAGCCGCATCCGAAATTTCCGACCAAATCCACCGTCGAAGTGATCATGTGTACGCTGCACGCCGGCGGCAAATTCGATTCCAAGGCCTATGAGACCTCGGGCGGTCTGCACGGCGTCGGCGTGTCGGTCGTGAACGCGCTGTCGGAGCTGCTGGAAGTCGAAGTGGCGCGCGGACGCCGCCTCTACAAGCAGAGCTTCTCGCGCGGCCTTCCGCAAGGCAAACTGAAGGACCTCGGCGAGGTCCACAATCGCCGCGGCACGAGAGTCCGCTTCAAGCCCGATCCGCAGATCTTCGGCGACAAAGCCCATTTCGATCCAAGGCGGCTGTTCAAGATGGCGCGCTCGAAGGCCTATCTCTTCGGCGGCGTCGAAATCCGCTGGAAGACGACGCCGGCGATCGTCGCGCCCTACGAGACCCTGCCGGCTGAAGCCGTCTTCCGGTTTCCCGGCGGCCTCAAGGATTATCTCGCGCGCGAGATCGAAGGCAAAGACCTCGTCGCCGACAACATCTTCTCCGGCAAGATCGAGAAGCCCGGCGGCGGCCACGGCTCCTGCGAATGGGCGATCGCCTGGCTCGCGGGCGACGACGGCTTCGTCTCCTCCTATTGCAACACCATTCCGACGCCGGAAGGCGGCACGCATGAGTCCGGCCTGCGCGTGGCGCTGCTGCGCGGGCTGAAGGACCATGCCGAGCGCATCGGGCAATCCAAGCGCATGGCGCAGGTGACGACCGACGACGTCATGGTCTGCGCCGCCGGCATGTTGTCGGTGTTCATTCGCGAGCCGGAGTTCGTCGGCCAGACCAAGGACAAGCTCGCGACCGTCGAGGCCTCGCGCATCGTCGAAGCCGCGATCCGCGACAGTTTCGATCATTGGCTCGCGGCTGCGCCCCAACAGGCGGCGAAGGTGCTCGACTTCACTGTCGAGCGTTGCGACGAACGGCTGCGTCGCCGCGCCGAGAAGGAAGTGGCGCGCAAGAGCGCGGTGAAGAAGCTGCGCCTGCCAGGCAAGCTCGCCGATTGCACCAACGCCGGTCAGGAAGGCTCCGAACTTTTCATCGTCGAAGGCGACTCCGCCGGCGGCTCGGCCAAGCAGGCGCGCGACCGCGCGACGCAGGCGGTGCTCCCCCTGCGCGGCAAGATTCTCAACGTCGCCAACGCGACGCGCGACAAGGTCACCGCCAATCAGCAGCTCGCCGATCTCCAGCAGGCGCTCGGCTGCGGCGTCGGGTCAGGCTATCGCGACGATGATCTGCGCTACGACAAGGTCATCGTGATGACTGACGCCGACGTCGACGGCGCTCATATCGCGTCGCTGCTCATCACCTATTTCTGGCGGCAGATGCCGAAGCTGATCGACCAGGGCCATCTCTATCTCGCCGCCCCACCCCTCTTCCGCATTTCGCATGGCGGCGTCACCGCCTATGCGCGCGACGAGGCGCACAAGGAAGAGCTGCTCGCGACCACCTTCAAGAACAAGAAGCCGGAGATCGGCCGCTTCAAGGGTCTTGGCGAGATGATGCCGGGCCAGCTCAAGGAAACCACCATGGACCCGAAGAAGCGCACGCTGCTCAAGGTGATGGTGGTGCATGAGGAGCGCGACGAAACGACCGACATGGTCGAGCGGCTGATGGGATCAAAGCCCGAGGCGCGTTTCGCCTTCATCCAGGAGCGCGCGGCGTTCGCGCAGGATGGGATGCTGGATATCTGA